The window TGCGGCAGCCAATCCTCCGTCGTCTCCAGGGCCGCCACGAACCGCGTCTTCCCTTCCGCCCCGTGCTCCCTTTTGCCTTCCCGGACCCCGCCGAGATACGCGTCGTCCACCTAGTACTCTTTCAACATGGAATTATTGGGTAAAGCGACTTCAGCTTCACTCGAGCGTCTTCTGTCCTGAATCGCCAATCGACGGGCGTCGCCGCGGCGTTGCGCCGCGCCTTCCAGGCGGCAGGCAACCTCGCGCTCGAGCGTCTCGCGGTCCGGGATGCGCCGGGCCTGGCACTGCCTGGACAGAACGCCGATCTCGATCTCCGCCATGTTGAGCCAGCTTCCGTGCTTGGGCGTGTGTTGAACTTCGAAGCGGCCCACGAGGCGGCGAGGCCTCGTGGGCGGGGAAGGCCTTGTAAAGGGCGAACAGCTAG of the Deltaproteobacteria bacterium genome contains:
- a CDS encoding transposase, producing MGRFEVQHTPKHGSWLNMAEIEIGVLSRQCQARRIPDRETLEREVACRLEGAAQRRGDARRLAIQDRRRSSEAEVALPNNSMLKEY